One region of Kogia breviceps isolate mKogBre1 chromosome 17, mKogBre1 haplotype 1, whole genome shotgun sequence genomic DNA includes:
- the LOC131744197 gene encoding short-chain dehydrogenase/reductase family 16C member 6-like, with product MNTILDTSMFWGKFLYYFLESLVYRIIPKKKKNVAGEIVLITGAGSGLGRLLAITSGSLGAILVLWDINEEGNMETRPMTKEKGDVKVFAYTCNYFKAFLPAMLKANHGHLVCISSIAGVVSINGLSDYCASKFAAFGFSESLYLELRLLQKSNVTATIVCPYFINTGMFDGCATRDPLLLPILGQEHFAQKVSNAILEEQVYSIMPTFLHVALLLKQEVNHDFSIILVMCEQTGMDTSVASLTGQEKAGEVQTENERTHL from the exons ATGAATACGATTTTGGACACCTCCATGTTTTGgggaaaatttttatattattttttagaatctTTAGTTTACAGGATAAttcccaagaagaaaaagaatgttgcTGGAGAGATTGTCCTTATAACAGGAGCTGGAAGTGGACTTGGGAGGTTATTGGCCATAACATCTGGCAGCCTGGGAGCCATTTTAGTTCTATGGGACATTAACGAAGAAGGAAACATGGAAACGCGTCCAATGACCAAAGAAAAGGGTGATGTGAAAGTATTTGCCTACACGTGTAACT ACTTTAAGGCCTTCCTTCCTGCCATGCTTAAAGCTAACCATGGTCACTTAGTCTGTATTTCAAGTATAGCAGGAGTAGTTAGTATCAATGGACTATCAG ATTATTGTGCAAGCAAATTTGCAGCTTTTGGCTTTTCAGAATCTCTCTACCTTGAATTAAGACTACTACAAAAAAGTAACGTTACAGCCACCATTGTTTGCCCATATTTTATCAACACTGGAATGTTTGATGGCTGTGCAACCAG GGATCCACTTCTGCTGCCTATACTGGGGCAGGAGCATTTTGCCCAAAAAGTTTCAAATGCTATTTTAGAGGAACAGGTTTACTCGATAATGCCCACATTTTTGCACGTTGCGTTGCTCCTTAAACAGGAAGTTAATCATGACTTCTCTATCATTTTGGTTATGTGTGAACAA ACTGGAATGGACACTTCCGTGGCTTCCTTGACGGGTCAAGAGAAAGCAGGTGAAGTTCAGACTGAGAACGAGAGGACACATCTATAG